Proteins encoded within one genomic window of Bombina bombina isolate aBomBom1 chromosome 1, aBomBom1.pri, whole genome shotgun sequence:
- the LOC128648305 gene encoding immunoglobulin A1 protease autotransporter, protein MGGKLSKKKKGYCLGAGKEGESTENTEVEQKEPEIQDGQKDAAEPNGENSQKDQIENSSNGEIQKPQSEKQEDVVTSGEITKDDPNTDQIKENSDCTKKEEVIETSQEITVQAEVCATILQHERPNNEESPAEKTQAVKNTDELLEKSDQKVELSSCNLSPVKDAPVTPNQVKGSNVENPTDQEHIVQESVPKESAVNCVLASKPESEIEGIESKQESHLVVMSEEKQPMPKDSHEAVAEPESEKAPATVTEPIQAPVQEPVQASKPVMVPVAEPESVKAPASEPEVVQASKIEKAPESQLVKPPELEPEPEKVPEPEKVPEPVTTPEPVNVPVTTPEPVNVPVTTPEPVNVPVTTPEPEKAPEAEPELVRVPEPELAKASEQSHEPLNITMHAPAPAPEELVDLTVPESVTELTAPAPSSVLDLNEKCEGEISQVVKEVEQPAPKPTQVPEQSTHFEDKSIDQSSSLSEDQGINTLKSETISTKQEQPSKEEEFSVAEQNVYKNDLTIQKSSADQLNKNMQEDVVNKITLGKENIQDTVLEGQVDEQKINHVSEHEIHEEPINTEVGLDTSKQENMNSNSEVANTELAITDDVKHSIVQRNSENKEPSHETKIEDLENDTVPCATPQTNDKQVIHNGHSVNEDI, encoded by the coding sequence ATGGGAGGAAAACTAAGTAAGAAGAAAAAGGGATATTGTTTGGGAGCTGGTAAAGAAGGCGAATCTACAGAGAATACTGAAGTTGAACAAAAAGAACCTGAGATTCAGGATGGACAAAAAGATGCAGCTGAACCAAATGGGGAAAATTCTCAAAAAGACCAAATTGAGAACAGCAGTAACGGTGAGATTCAGAAGCCCCAGTCAGAAAAGCAGGAAGATGTAGTAACATCAGGAGAAATAACCAAAGATGACCCAAACACTGACCAAATAAAAGAAAACAGTGATTGTACAAAGAAAGAGGAGGTGATTGAAACATCACAAGAAATAACTGTTCAAGCTGAGGTTTGCGCTACTATATTACAACATGAACGGCCTAATAATGAGGAGAGCCCAGCTGAGAAAACACAAGCAGTTAAGAACACAGACGAACTATTGGAAAAATCTGATCAAAAAGTGGAGTTATCTTCTTGTAATCTGAGTCCTGTTAAAGATGCCCCAGTGACTCCTAATCAGGTAAAGGGAAGCAATGTGGAAAATCCGACTGATCAAGAGCATATTGTACAAGAATCTGTGCCTAAAGAGTCAGCTGTGAATTGTGTCTTAGCCTCCAAACCAGAAAGTGAAATTGAAGGTATAGAGTCGAAACAAGAAAGCCATCTAGTTGTGATGTCTGAGGAGAAACAACCTATGCCCAAAGATAGTCATGAGGCAGTAGCTGAACCTGAGTCTGAGAAGGCCCCTGCAACAGTAACTGAGCCAATCCAGGCCCCTGTACAAGAACCTGTGCAGGCTTCTAAACCTGTGATGGTTCCTGTGGCAGAACCTGAGTCAGTGAAGGCCCCTGCTTCAGAACCTGAAGTTGTGCAGGCATCTAAAATTGAGAAGGCCCCTGAGTCACAGCTGGTGAAGCCACCTGAGCTAGAGCCAGAGCCAGAGAAGGTCCCAGAACCAGAGAAGGTTCCTGAGCCGGTGACGACCCCTGAGCCGGTGAATGTTCCGGTGACGACCCCTGAGCCGGTGAATGTTCCGGTGACGACCCCTGAACCGGTGAATGTTCCGGTGACGACCCCTGAGCCGGAGAAGGCCCCTGAAGCAGAGCCAGAGCTTGTAAGGGTTCCTGAGCCAGAACTGGCAAAGGCCTCTGAGCAGTCTCATGAGCCCTTGAACATCACAATGCATGCCCCTGCGCCAGCACCTGAGGAGTTAGTAGACTTGACAGTCCCAGAATCTGTGACTGAATTAACAGCACCTGCACCATCATCTGTGTTAGATCTAAATGAAAAGTGTGAAGGTGAAATTAGCCAAGTGGTTAAGGAGGTTGAGCAACCAGCACCAAAACCAACACAAGTGCCTGAGCAGTCCACTCATTTTGAGGACAAGAGCATTGATCAAAGTTCTTCATTGAGTGAAGATCAGGGTATAAACACTCTTAAATCAGAGACCATATCTACTAAGCAAGAGCAGCCATCAAAGGAAGAAGAATTCTCTGTAGCAgagcaaaatgtttataaaaatgatCTTACCATCCAAAAATCTTCAGCTGATCAGTTGAATAAAAATATGCAAGAAGATGTAGTCAATAAAATTACTTTAGGAAAGGAGAATATTCAAGATACAGTTTTGGAAGGACAAGTAGATGAACAGAAGATCAACCATGTATCAGAGCATGAGATCCATGAGGAACCCATTAATACCGAGGTAGGACTGGATACCTCAAAGCAAGAGAATATGAACTCTAATTCTGAGGTTGCGAATACTGAATTGGCTATCACAGATGATGTAAAACATTCCATAGTCCAAAGAAATTCTGAGAACAAAGAACCAAGCCATGAAACAaaaattgaagatttagaaaaTGATACTGTGCCCTGTGCTACTCCTCAAACTAATGATAAGCAAGTAATCCACAATGGCCACTCAGTCAATGAAGACATTTAA